TAGCGGTCTATATCGTAACAGGGATCGTACTGATACTCGGGGTCTATGGGGTGACCATTATGCGTACTACGGGCAATATCGTAGATGACCTACCGCAAGGCGATCGTATCATTCAAGACCTGCACTTCTTCGAGGATAATTTCCATGGAGTGATGCCTTTCGAGGTCTTGGTCGATCTGGGTAGAAAAGGGCAGGCCACCAAGGATAAGAACATCAAGAAGGTAGAGAAGCTCCAAGAGGTCCTCAAAGACTATCCCGAGTTCTCCAAAAGCCTTTCGATAGCCGATGCGGTGAAATTTGCCAAACAGTCCTTCTACAATGGCGCCCCTTCCAAGTACAGTCTCATCAGAGGCTCTGAGAAAGGCTTCATCAGCCCCTATCTGAGTTCGGGTTCCGGAGGCGATGGGGTGGCCGGTCTGTTCATGGATTCCACCAAACAGATCACACGCATTTCTGCCCAGATGGCCGACATAGGGACAGATCGAATGGAGGAGATCGTCAATGACCTGAGACCACGTATCGAGGAGATTTTCCCCACCGATAGATTCTCGGTCACGCTCACCGGTACGAGTATCGTATTCCTCAAAGGGACGCGCTATCTGGTCAAGAATCTCTTGGTCAGTCTGGCCTTGGCGATCATGGTCATCGGGATGATCATGTATTTCCTCTTCGGATCACTGCGTATGGTCCTGATCTCTCTCTTTCCAAACATGATCCCATTATTATGCACGGCTGCGTTGATGGGCTATACCGGGGTACCGATCAAACCGTCCACCATCCTTGTATTCAGTATTGCCTTCGGGATATCGGTCGATGATACCATACACTTCTTGGCCAAGTACCGTCAAGAGCTGAGCATCCCGGGTAGGAATATGCGTACAGCCGTGATCAATGCGGTCAAGGAGACCGGAGTGAGTATGATCTACACCTCCATCGTGCTCTTTTTCGGATTCAG
The genomic region above belongs to Flavobacteriales bacterium and contains:
- a CDS encoding MMPL family transporter encodes the protein VRVIAKIGNATFLTNATTALGFATFIFTESDLLRQFGVVASLNIIGIFLLSLFIIPIVFSYLPEPKTRHLKHLQRRWLDTVVSILVHWVRKRRVAVYIVTGIVLILGVYGVTIMRTTGNIVDDLPQGDRIIQDLHFFEDNFHGVMPFEVLVDLGRKGQATKDKNIKKVEKLQEVLKDYPEFSKSLSIADAVKFAKQSFYNGAPSKYSLIRGSEKGFISPYLSSGSGGDGVAGLFMDSTKQITRISAQMADIGTDRMEEIVNDLRPRIEEIFPTDRFSVTLTGTSIVFLKGTRYLVKNLLVSLALAIMVIGMIMYFLFGSLRMVLISLFPNMIPLLCTAALMGYTGVPIKPSTILVFSIAFGISVDDTIHFLAKYRQELSIPGRNMRTAVINAVKETGVSMIYTSIVLFFGFSIFISSKFGGSQAIGILASFTLLVAMLSNLVVLPSLLLSFEKLMMIRTFREPLFEILDEETDIDLEALEIRRED